A window of Fictibacillus halophilus contains these coding sequences:
- the remA gene encoding extracellular matrix/biofilm regulator RemA yields MKLINIGYGNIVAAHRIIAVVSPESAPIKRLITVAREKNMLIDATYGRRTRAVVVTDSDHVILSAVQPETVAHRLMSVDEGSEES; encoded by the coding sequence ATGAAATTAATTAACATTGGGTACGGAAATATTGTTGCTGCTCACCGAATTATTGCGGTAGTCAGTCCTGAATCTGCACCGATTAAACGATTAATCACGGTCGCACGAGAAAAAAACATGCTGATTGATGCTACATATGGCCGCAGAACGAGAGCGGTTGTTGTGACTGACAGTGATCATGTCATCTTGTCAGCTGTTCAGCCTGAAACAGTAGCTCATAGACTGATGTCGGTTGATGAGGGCTCAGAAGAAAGTTAG
- the gmk gene encoding guanylate kinase, which translates to MEKERGILFVLSGPSGVGKGTVCKALREQKLDIQYSVSATTRKPREGERHGVEYFFKTKEEFLDMIENKQLLEWAEYVGNYYGTPIEYVNSTLDEGKDVILEIEVQGALQVKNIFPEGVFIFLTPPSLDELRSRIVGRGTETEDLINNRMSVAKEEIELMRHYDYSVVNDEIDAACNRIKAIITTEHCRVDRVRPKYEKILGDDK; encoded by the coding sequence ATGGAAAAAGAAAGAGGCATTCTGTTTGTTCTTTCCGGTCCGTCGGGCGTTGGAAAAGGAACGGTGTGTAAAGCGCTTCGTGAACAAAAGCTGGACATTCAATATTCCGTTTCAGCAACGACTAGAAAGCCGCGTGAAGGCGAACGGCATGGGGTAGAATACTTCTTTAAAACAAAAGAAGAGTTCCTTGATATGATTGAAAATAAACAGCTGCTCGAGTGGGCAGAATATGTTGGCAACTATTATGGAACACCGATTGAATATGTGAATAGTACGCTTGATGAAGGTAAAGACGTTATCTTGGAAATCGAGGTACAAGGTGCACTTCAAGTTAAAAATATTTTTCCAGAAGGTGTGTTCATCTTTTTAACACCGCCTAGTCTGGATGAGTTAAGAAGTCGTATTGTTGGACGCGGTACAGAAACAGAAGATTTGATCAACAACCGTATGTCTGTAGCTAAGGAAGAAATCGAACTCATGAGACACTATGATTATTCTGTAGTGAATGATGAGATTGATGCTGCTTGCAATCGAATCAAAGCGATCATTACTACCGAGCATTGCCGTGTGGACAGAGTTCGTCCAAAATACGAAAAAATTTTAGGAGATGACAAATAA
- the rpoZ gene encoding DNA-directed RNA polymerase subunit omega codes for MLYPSIDSLMEKIDSKYSLVTLSSKRAREIQKYDNQQIAKPVSHKFVGKALEEIQSGVLMKVGETPED; via the coding sequence ATGCTATATCCATCCATCGATTCTCTTATGGAAAAGATAGATTCAAAATACTCACTAGTTACACTTAGTTCTAAACGTGCTAGAGAAATTCAAAAATACGATAACCAGCAGATTGCAAAACCTGTATCACACAAGTTTGTTGGTAAAGCACTTGAAGAAATTCAATCCGGTGTATTAATGAAAGTCGGAGAAACTCCAGAAGATTAA
- the coaBC gene encoding bifunctional phosphopantothenoylcysteine decarboxylase/phosphopantothenate--cysteine ligase CoaBC yields MMEKKRILLAVSGGIAAYKAATVASRLFQNGYEVKVILTQSARKFITPLTFQTLTREEVYTDTFEEKNPAVVSHIDLADWADLVLIAPATANSIGKLANGIADDMLTTTLLATKADVLIAPAMNVNMFNHPAVKKNMETLASFGWRFIEPNEGLLACGWIGKGRLAEPEELIESVHTYFNEQKAEDKPLTGKKILVTAGPTREELDPVRYFTNHSSGKMGYAIAAVAKKLGAEVTLVTGPTALPVPKGVTIENIISTKDMYEATMSRYHEQDVVIKCAAVADYTPVTVHSNKFKKKNDIWTIEMKKTIDILQSLGEKKEHQVLVGFAAETENLENYAKDKMIRKNLDMVVGNDVSKEGSGFGSDTNEIIMIKKDGSKKVLPILSKESAAHEILIEVMELMKR; encoded by the coding sequence ATTATGGAAAAGAAGAGAATATTGCTTGCTGTTTCAGGCGGAATAGCTGCATACAAGGCAGCGACAGTAGCAAGCAGATTATTTCAAAACGGATACGAAGTAAAAGTGATCTTGACTCAATCTGCACGAAAATTCATTACGCCACTTACCTTTCAAACGCTAACAAGAGAAGAAGTTTATACGGATACGTTTGAAGAAAAAAATCCAGCAGTTGTTAGCCATATAGATCTTGCTGACTGGGCGGATCTTGTATTAATTGCCCCAGCAACGGCAAACTCCATCGGTAAGCTAGCTAACGGTATCGCGGACGATATGCTCACAACCACATTGCTTGCAACAAAAGCAGACGTACTGATCGCACCTGCGATGAATGTAAATATGTTCAACCATCCGGCCGTGAAGAAGAATATGGAAACATTAGCTTCATTTGGATGGCGCTTCATAGAACCGAACGAAGGACTTTTAGCATGTGGATGGATCGGTAAAGGGAGACTTGCTGAACCTGAAGAACTAATAGAATCTGTTCATACCTATTTTAATGAACAAAAAGCAGAAGATAAGCCGTTAACAGGAAAAAAAATACTCGTAACTGCTGGTCCAACTAGGGAAGAATTGGATCCTGTTCGTTATTTTACAAATCATTCGTCAGGCAAGATGGGGTATGCAATAGCAGCTGTTGCAAAAAAACTAGGTGCAGAAGTAACCCTTGTTACAGGACCAACTGCACTGCCAGTTCCAAAAGGCGTTACCATTGAAAATATCATTTCCACTAAAGATATGTATGAAGCGACAATGTCTCGTTATCATGAACAAGATGTTGTCATTAAATGTGCAGCAGTAGCTGATTATACACCTGTAACGGTTCATTCAAACAAATTTAAGAAGAAAAATGATATTTGGACGATTGAGATGAAAAAGACGATAGATATTTTGCAATCATTAGGTGAGAAAAAGGAACATCAAGTGTTAGTAGGATTTGCGGCTGAGACTGAAAACCTTGAGAACTACGCAAAAGATAAGATGATTCGAAAAAACCTCGATATGGTTGTAGGTAATGATGTGTCAAAAGAAGGTTCTGGTTTTGGAAGTGACACGAACGAAATTATTATGATCAAGAAGGATGGCTCTAAGAAGGTTCTGCCGATTCTGTCAAAAGAAAGTGCAGCACATGAAATATTGATAGAAGTTATGGAATTGATGAAAAGATGA
- the priA gene encoding primosomal protein N', with protein MIAAVVVDVPSGSVNKTFDYKIPAVWEKWAEPGMRVIVPFGPRKLQGFILEVKTTSTVKGIKNITEILDPLPVLTSELIELGKWLAENTLSFYITAYQAMLPAAMKATYEKSFQVIKPDKLPDSIHTLLSTNNEIHVSDVTKSNPDLLPVLQALAKEGILDVVYKVKNKANKKRRKFVSIKDRTLADEQIHKLNKNAEKQKAILLELIQRPDGEYSLQEILNETGATLSTAQTLSKKGILFIEEKEVYRDPFQGRTMKRTQPLLLTENQENAIKPILHSIENNKHETVLLHGVTGSGKTEIYLQSIQNVLDKGKEAIVLVPEISLTPQMVNRFKGRFGSAVAVLHSGLSIGEKYDEWRKILRKEVSVVVGARSAIFAPFQNLGIVIIDEEHETSYKQEDHPRYHARDVAIWRGKYHSCPIVLGSATPALETYARAQKGRYQLAELANRVHANPMPEVTIVDMREELKNGNRSMFSLALMDKLKDGLQKGEQSVLFLNRRGYASFILCRDCGYVAQCPHCDISLTYHKRFGELKCHYCGYKESTPSVCPSCTSEHIRFFGTGTQKVEEELAKVLPEARVIRMDVDTTSKKGSHEKLLTAFENGEADILLGTQMIAKGLDFPKVTLVGVLAADTMLHLPDFRASEKTFQLLTQVSGRAGRHELEGKVIVQGYDTQHYSIQLASKHDYHTFYNHEMQTRKLHQYPPFYYLGLLTFSHLDLMQVVEASEKAATYLSKRLSSDSLLLGPVTSPIARVKDRYRYQVMIKYKNEPELRTWFEEIIAHFQKDKEIKDLQITGDLNAQTLM; from the coding sequence ATGATCGCTGCAGTGGTAGTTGACGTTCCTTCAGGAAGTGTAAACAAAACTTTTGACTATAAAATTCCTGCTGTTTGGGAAAAATGGGCAGAACCTGGGATGCGTGTTATCGTACCGTTTGGGCCGAGAAAGCTTCAAGGCTTCATTTTAGAGGTGAAAACAACGTCCACAGTAAAAGGAATAAAAAACATTACGGAAATTCTGGACCCGCTCCCTGTTTTAACTTCCGAACTGATCGAGCTAGGCAAGTGGCTTGCTGAAAATACGCTTAGCTTTTACATTACAGCTTATCAAGCCATGTTGCCAGCTGCGATGAAAGCCACTTACGAAAAGTCTTTTCAAGTGATCAAACCTGATAAACTTCCGGATTCAATTCATACCCTTCTCTCAACTAACAATGAGATTCATGTAAGTGATGTGACGAAATCAAATCCTGATTTATTGCCGGTACTGCAGGCACTTGCAAAAGAAGGAATACTTGACGTTGTTTATAAAGTGAAAAATAAAGCGAACAAAAAGCGGCGGAAATTCGTTTCTATCAAAGACCGGACTTTAGCTGATGAACAGATCCACAAGTTGAACAAAAACGCTGAGAAACAAAAGGCGATTCTCTTAGAACTAATACAGCGGCCAGATGGAGAGTACTCTCTGCAGGAAATTTTGAATGAAACAGGAGCTACTCTCTCAACAGCACAAACATTATCTAAAAAGGGAATTCTTTTTATAGAAGAAAAAGAGGTCTATCGCGATCCGTTTCAAGGGCGTACCATGAAACGCACACAGCCTCTTCTATTAACAGAAAATCAAGAAAATGCGATTAAACCGATTCTACATTCTATCGAGAACAATAAACATGAAACTGTACTTCTACATGGCGTAACGGGAAGCGGGAAAACAGAGATCTATCTGCAGTCCATCCAAAATGTTCTGGATAAAGGAAAAGAAGCAATCGTACTCGTACCTGAGATCTCACTCACACCACAGATGGTAAACCGTTTTAAAGGCCGTTTCGGTAGTGCGGTTGCTGTTCTTCATAGCGGATTATCCATTGGAGAAAAATATGATGAATGGAGAAAGATTCTTAGAAAAGAAGTTTCAGTCGTTGTTGGAGCCAGGTCTGCGATCTTTGCTCCGTTCCAAAACTTAGGGATTGTCATTATAGATGAAGAACACGAAACAAGTTATAAACAAGAAGATCACCCACGCTATCACGCACGAGATGTCGCGATATGGAGAGGGAAATATCATTCATGTCCAATTGTTCTTGGAAGCGCCACACCAGCGCTCGAGACATATGCAAGAGCTCAAAAAGGACGGTATCAGTTAGCAGAGCTAGCTAATCGTGTACATGCTAATCCGATGCCAGAAGTCACCATAGTCGACATGAGAGAGGAATTAAAGAACGGGAACCGCTCTATGTTTTCACTTGCATTGATGGACAAGCTGAAAGATGGGCTTCAAAAGGGAGAACAATCGGTTTTGTTCTTAAATCGAAGAGGCTATGCTTCTTTTATTCTTTGTAGAGATTGTGGATACGTAGCGCAATGTCCTCATTGTGATATATCTTTAACCTACCATAAGCGTTTTGGTGAATTAAAATGCCATTATTGCGGTTATAAAGAGAGTACACCTTCTGTTTGTCCTAGTTGTACTTCCGAACATATCCGTTTTTTTGGAACCGGAACACAGAAAGTAGAAGAAGAGCTTGCAAAAGTCCTTCCTGAAGCGCGCGTGATCCGGATGGATGTTGACACGACTTCAAAGAAAGGAAGTCACGAAAAGCTGCTAACGGCCTTTGAAAATGGTGAAGCTGATATTTTGCTTGGTACACAGATGATTGCAAAAGGGCTTGATTTTCCAAAAGTTACATTAGTAGGAGTTTTAGCAGCTGATACGATGCTTCATCTGCCAGACTTCAGAGCGTCAGAAAAAACCTTTCAGCTCCTGACACAAGTGAGCGGACGTGCAGGCAGACACGAACTTGAAGGAAAGGTAATCGTACAAGGATATGATACACAGCATTACAGCATACAACTAGCATCAAAACACGATTATCACACCTTTTATAATCATGAGATGCAAACTCGGAAACTTCATCAGTATCCACCTTTCTATTATTTAGGGCTGTTAACGTTCAGTCATCTCGATCTCATGCAAGTTGTTGAAGCGAGCGAGAAAGCAGCCACTTATCTATCGAAGAGATTATCATCAGATAGTTTGCTTCTTGGTCCAGTTACTTCGCCGATTGCACGTGTGAAGGATAGATATCGCTATCAGGTCATGATAAAATACAAAAATGAGCCAGAGCTAAGAACCTGGTTTGAAGAGATTATTGCTCATTTTCAAAAAGATAAAGAGATTAAAGATCTTCAGATAACGGGTGATTTAAACGCCCAAACACTTATGTAG
- the def gene encoding peptide deformylase, with protein sequence MTILKIVEHPHPVLETECEPVTRFDNKLKKLVKDMFETMYEAEGVGLAAPQIGIAEQIAVVDVGDETGQLVLINPVIKKTSGSQSGPEGCLSFPGLFGEVERPFEVTVTAQDENGKEFTLKASDFLARAIQHEIDHLHGILFTSKVIEYYETEEQEG encoded by the coding sequence ATGACCATTCTTAAAATTGTAGAACATCCACATCCAGTTTTAGAGACTGAATGTGAGCCAGTAACGAGATTTGATAATAAGTTAAAAAAGTTAGTTAAAGATATGTTCGAGACCATGTATGAAGCAGAAGGAGTAGGTCTTGCTGCACCTCAGATCGGGATCGCAGAACAGATCGCTGTTGTAGATGTTGGTGATGAGACTGGTCAGCTTGTTCTGATCAACCCGGTTATCAAGAAAACATCTGGTAGCCAAAGTGGTCCTGAAGGATGTTTAAGTTTTCCAGGATTATTTGGTGAAGTTGAACGTCCTTTTGAAGTTACCGTTACAGCTCAAGACGAAAACGGTAAAGAGTTCACATTAAAAGCGAGTGATTTTCTTGCTCGTGCTATCCAACATGAAATCGATCATCTGCACGGAATTTTATTTACTTCAAAAGTAATCGAATATTACGAAACGGAAGAACAGGAGGGATAA
- the fmt gene encoding methionyl-tRNA formyltransferase: MKVLFMGTPDFSVPVLRQLVEDGYNVVGVVTQPDKPVGRKKEIKQTPVKEEAIKHGISVYQPIKLREDYEDIIALQPDLIVTAAYGQILPKAILETPQYGCINVHASLLPKYRGGAPIHKSIMDGNDKTGITIMYMVEKLDAGDILTQVEVEIEENDHVGSMHDKLSVAGAKLLSETIPQLVEGKLKPVPQVDEEVSFAWNITREQEKIDWTLTGEEIYNHIRGLHPWPVAYTYLNGQPLKVWWGEKKETSADAEPGTVIGIHEKGLQVATGNITSIIITDLQLSGKKRMLASDYLKGASISKGLRLGE, encoded by the coding sequence ATGAAAGTATTATTTATGGGAACGCCTGATTTTTCCGTACCTGTTCTTCGTCAGCTCGTTGAAGATGGTTACAATGTCGTTGGTGTTGTCACTCAACCTGACAAGCCTGTAGGTAGAAAAAAAGAGATAAAGCAAACACCTGTTAAAGAAGAAGCGATTAAACATGGAATTTCTGTGTATCAGCCTATTAAACTGCGAGAAGACTATGAAGACATCATCGCTCTACAACCAGATCTAATCGTCACAGCGGCATATGGACAGATTTTACCAAAAGCGATTCTTGAAACGCCTCAATATGGGTGTATCAACGTTCATGCATCGTTGCTTCCAAAGTATCGCGGAGGTGCTCCGATTCACAAGAGTATAATGGATGGAAACGACAAGACAGGTATTACAATCATGTATATGGTTGAAAAATTAGATGCAGGTGATATACTTACCCAAGTTGAAGTTGAAATCGAAGAAAATGATCATGTAGGTTCTATGCATGATAAGTTGAGCGTAGCTGGCGCGAAACTATTGTCAGAAACCATTCCTCAGCTTGTGGAAGGGAAATTAAAACCTGTCCCACAAGTGGATGAAGAAGTTTCCTTTGCTTGGAACATCACTCGAGAACAAGAAAAGATAGACTGGACATTAACGGGTGAAGAAATTTATAACCACATTCGTGGGCTACACCCATGGCCAGTTGCTTATACGTATTTAAACGGACAGCCACTTAAGGTGTGGTGGGGTGAAAAGAAGGAAACAAGTGCTGATGCTGAGCCGGGGACTGTAATTGGTATTCATGAGAAAGGTCTTCAGGTAGCAACAGGAAACATAACAAGCATTATTATTACAGACTTGCAGCTTTCAGGAAAAAAGAGAATGTTAGCAAGTGATTATCTTAAAGGAGCAAGCATTTCAAAAGGCTTGAGATTAGGTGAGTAG